Genomic DNA from Schistosoma haematobium chromosome 1, whole genome shotgun sequence:
TATCAATTTCACTTTATGTTCATGAACTCTGGGTTATTCCAGCTTTAATTATATAACAGTTTTGTAGGTTTAATTCCCTCTTCCAACCTATAATGTTGCCTAATTTTAGCCTATGTTTTATACACTATAATTGATTTTCAGAAAAGACCAACAAAATATAAAGGCCAATTTAGTTTGTATTCATTAAACTATTTCCTCTGATACTATTACCATTGACTGGTTTACATAAATGACTTGTCCATAAAGAATCTATTATTACTGATAAGTTGTGTGGCCACCAAATGCCGTACTACGACCGACGATGGGTAAATTCCTCTCTCCCTCACTAAGTGTCCTCATATGGCCAcacatatacagccactgtcacggaagtcctacccactgcTATTGTCGTGGCgagggtattgtttacgaaattgagaggatgaaaggCGGATGTCCGGTACTTCAACCGAGTTGGTGAATATGAAGAATCCACCTAGTGGAGTTaaaaaactctgattccaaaccgacGGTTCGAATTGGTTTCAGGATTCTGAGGGACCAAATaacatatgaacctattgttagtcaccAACTACCATGGGTCttcatctcctaacgttgctctactgccttacAGATTAGATCCTCAGGTCAAATGCTTGGGTAGTGgctcccctaagaaaaccacctgcctcgaTTTGGCCACCCgagcaatatcacagccctcgcACAAATCACTGATAACTACTAATGGCATCATTGTTacagtgtggcgcatatgcatttTGTGCTTTCATGTACCAATGTCcatatgaacaaataaataaaataaatagatacTTTATGGGTCTTGAATTTCTTTCACTTGACAATTAAGGTCATTTTCAAGTCATTTCTGTGTTACATGTAGTAATCTGTGATTTTAAATGCTTTATGGGGTATTTCAAAGTTGATCACTTCAATGATAAGacatattcattattaatcttTTGATTGTTTATAACTAGAATATGATTacatacttttttttaaaaaatttttcaaTCTCATTTGTTTTAGTTGACATATGCTTCATTTTATAGTTTCAAAAACATTATAAGTATTTGTTTTTCACACCTATCTGTGTTAATATAAGAAATAAGACAATTTACATTTAATATACACTTGTTTCAAATCatttaatgtttcatttatGGTATATGTATTGAATTTCTGATGGATTGACTCACATGATGTACATAAGAACTGATCTTACTATTCAATGAACAATTTCAAGTTACTTAACTATTTCATTTGACCATTTATGAAAGAAACATTAAATAAGGATAATAACATTTTGTATGGCTAACTATGTTTATCAATGTGGCTCAATATTATAAACATAATGTAAATTAATATACGTGCAAACTACTTAATTGGTGTTTGAGTGATTATTATAATCAGTGATTTGAAATATTGAAGGAAATGACTCAGCATCGTTTACAAAGACATAGATGTATTTATACTTTGTTTTCCTTTAAATCTTTAGTTTCAAAACCAGATTATACTTTTTCTCTTTCGATACTTTTTTTCGGGTACTAATATTGTTACTTcttctactactctgggatCTGTCTCTATGTTAATGTTGTGTATTAACTTGAACTGATGAACACAGATTCTATGTTACacatgattgattgattatattttagttatggtgataaataataaactgtgTATATTTAGTATTTGATGGGGTAAATCTTGCTTTCGATAAACCTAATTTGCAAAAAGAAGTCATTTCATGCAACATTTAACCATAAACCAAattttgtattaatttaatGATTCTATTTTCTAATCAGATAgcgattttgtggagattgtagtaatttgataactgaattcatgagtcaattgaagctagaccactatggtaaacatgaaagcactggacggtcatttcattctaatatggtggtttaccttcaattgacttaagaattcaattttattttctaatgtTAACCctgttatatataaatgttacgaaatcatttatttcattaactaGAGATATGTGTGTAAAAACATTATTCAGTGGAACAGAATATATATTGTAAAACTACACTTTTGTATCCACTTTTAAAAAAAGCTACCCATAGTATTCTTGTAGTATGTATAGTTTATGCGATTTCATAAAAAAAACTTAGGAATGTGAAAAAAGGTGATccaacaataaataaacaagatgaTAATCATCGAACATACATTATGAACTATCAGTACCGATTTGTGGAGAATGtcgagttttgattgagatcatgaaatgatCAGTGTTAAACACTATTGCTACATTAATTGTATTCCGTTAACTCtaattaaatatataagtatttcatttagtttattGGAGTAAATGATTAAAAACAAGACTTTGTTTAAATTTTCAGAATCATAGGACTGATAAATACTAGAATAATATTTTTTCGTTTCAATTCAAATCGTGCTAATTTACCTTGTGTTCAAAATTAGCTTAAACATTTATAGATTGCTTGTTAACTAGTTTAGATATTCAATTCAAAACAAATTTAGTTGATCATAACTTTGATCaataaatttaatcattttGAGACCTATGAAACAATTACCAACAAGAACTACGAAACAGATCTATAGTCAATGGATTTCAACTCAATTTATTTGTATGTTGATTAAATACTGTTGTAAAATAttagattgttttaatttttcatactaAAAGATTGCTATCTCTTCAATTTATAATTGTATTGCTCAAACTCCATGTCCTGATCAAATCAATCAATCGTTGATCATTGTTAATCATCTATAACTTGTTGATCTCTTAATCTCCTATCCTTTCGTTTATACTCCTTTTTGTTATACACTTTTCtacttttatattttttttgttattacaTTCGGAATAGTTTTATTAATCCTTTCTATTTCATTTCATAAGAAAATAACTTTATCACATTTACTATTTTCAGTGTGTTACTATTAATTTGTGTATATTTACATTAGACAGTAAAAATACATTTCTACCAGTAAATTTAGCAGCAATGAACACCTGAAACAATTTCCTCTTTGTCATTACTAAACGTAGCATCCAAACCGACGTATGTTTCCTAGGTGGTAAGTGCCGTCTGTTGGATCAACAGCATTGTAACATCTGCGGGAGTAGAAGCCTCTATCTGAAACGGTGTTTGAGGCACTCTACCGTAAACAACTTGACACACATTTTTATACACTACACCACATTATTCTTCGGACATGGGTATTACAAACGAATGTAACGACTTTTTGACGCTTGCCTGGCCCACTCTTTTAAATTCAGCCTCCGTTGACCTGCATATCCAATAGTTACTATCGTACCTCAGGAAATCGCAATCatgattgtgatgcacattccAACAAACAACAGTCCAGTAACCCTCAATAAACCTACAAAAATGAAGGCCGGACATTGAGTGTTAATGGAAGTCCTTCATGAAAAAtataataacactaatcaaattaTCTCCTTCGTCTAATCGGCTGTGAGGAACTACTTGGTGTTCTACGGCCGTTTCTCCAACGTACAAATTTAATGTACGACTTCCGATCTCTCATCGCATAATGGCAGTACGTAGCTCTTTCATAAGTTCTGATGGCTCTCTTTAACGCTTCAAGTGATCGTAACGTAACAAGatacaatgtattcaataatgtgTCCTCCGTTTCTGTGACAACGTGAGAAATGACAGAGCTCGTAATTTGTACGTTCATATCGTCTATAATTCGAAGAAATTGTACTCTGTCGACAAGTACTGACATTTTATAAGAATTTTAAGAAATAACTGACAAACTATAACGAATATAAAACTAGTTGTTTAATCGGTCGTAACGGAATGATATCACTTGGAAAGTGGGATGAAAAATTTTTTCAAAAGGGatgaaaaaaattacaaaaatggcCTGTCGTTTAATGAGATTCCCCACCAAATGTCATATATGGAACAGCTTTATTTGGATAAGTATTTAGTTACTATATTGATAGTATTATTCAACTTATCTTTCGTTTATGATCGCTGAAACATTAATTGTAATGCAGAATTAGCATTTGTGGATATGATCTTGTAACATGTTGGAGAGAGTTAAGGATGACCTCACCCATATCATTATTAAAAATGCTATACTGTTTAAATTACCACCAATGTGTTATATTGTTTAAGTACTTCAACAAGTATAAATTTACTCCCATATCTTTATTCGGTTATCATGTATTCATGTTTACCGATTCGTAGCCAACCTTTGTAATAACCCAAACGATAACTAGCAATCAGTAACTCCTTATAATTTCAGTCATATTTAGCTTCTTTGTTactaataaaattcaaattaaCTGGAATGAAATGGATGATGTTTTTTTATTCTATGATAATCAAACCGAATCATGGACTGACTTAGAAATATTGGTGTTATGTATGGTACTGATGATGTAATTCGAATTTTTATGCTACAATCAATCATTTTGTACAGAGATAACCAGTTTTACATTCTTAAGCAAATCAtggtttctttattttattttatttgtaggTTAAGTGAGCCAGCTACATTTGGAACAGAACAATTCATTGATTGGATATCACTTGGCTTAAAGTTAACTCGTCTACAAACTTCTGCTAATAATCTACGATTATGGATAAATGATTATCTTTTAGTATTTAAAAATAGTTCTAGTATACAATCATTGGAATATATGTCACAATTAATTTGTGGTTCACCAGCGAATGAAAATGATTTAGGTCGACTTTTCATTGAACTAAACCAAATGAATATGGAACAGGGTGCTTCAAAATCATCTAACAATATACCTATAATTGATCATTTAATATCTCAATTTAATGATCTATTTGATATAACAACATTAGAAAAAATGCTACCTGAAAAATCATTACCAAATCTTAATCTATGTCCAATCATTAAACATTTATTAAATTCAAAACCATTTTTTATAACAATGGGTCGTTTAcgttattttttatttggtaATATAGCATATTATCCATCAAATCAATTTACagatgaaattatttataatatggGTATATATACACGTATATTACGTAATATTCgtcaattaattcatttatattttaatgaattacgTCCATGGTTATTAAGtattgattttaataataataataagaataataataataatcaaaccaatttaatacaaattaaaaatcaattaaaatattgtaaagataataaatttgGTATTATTCCAAATGAAATACAAAAATTATGtcattatttttatgattattttatccaacataattatcataataatcaatataataataataatcaattaaattggaaattattattaaatattattgatttttttatgaatttatttaatgatttattaactAATTGTTTGCAGATCGATAAAAAATTTATTccatttaataattataatcaatttcataattatttaatgaaacaacaaaataatttattatcatcaCCAATTGGAATTATATTTAATCAATTACCAGGTTATTTAAATCATACTATttataatcaatcaataaatgataatgataataatgatgatatttataaaaaattaataaattatcctAATATTTTATCAATAACATTACGTAATaatccattatatatatatgaaacaaaaaattataaatttacatcaaaatatcatataaaaatgccaAAACGTGATCCACAAactcaaatgaaatattttacaagTGGTTTTATAGATATACAAGAACAAttaattcaatcatttatttatatgacatcaataaaatttaatataactaatatatataatcaatttatgaataatattgGTATAGAAATGAAAATGTTTCCTACTACAACATATAATTTTGATCcattattaaaaaatattatatttttattaccacaattaatgatattaaattggatattatcaattatattaacTGTTAAATATATGATAGATGAAAAAGAAAATcgattaattgattatttacttatatttaatattaaaatcTATATGAATTGGTTAGCATGGATAACtatatcatttatattaatgtctatattatcattattcattgtaattatattaaaatatgGTAATATATTACCATTaagtaatataatattaatctattttataataatgaattatattatatcatgtttattttattgtattatatttacattattaaATGTTAAATCAACAATTGCATCAATATTATCtggtataatatattttttattatttatgccAGCATCTGTATTATTAAGATATAATGAATTACCTAATGATATATCATTAATACCATTTTGTTTTATACCACAAGTTAGTTATTCATTATGTTGGATATTTATAAATCGTTTAGAATCAAAAGGTACAGGTGCACAATGGTCAAATATATGGGAAACAAATAATTCTAATAGTATATTATCATTAGGTAGTTCAATGATATTTTTATGGATTGGAATAATTCTATtaagtttattaacattttgGGGTATACCATTTATAATTAAATGTTATGTAATAGTTAGACaaaaatttcaatcaaattgtatcataaatcattcaacatcaatgaataatgttaaaaaacgaaaaaaacgTAAAGTAAGCAGTGGTAATCAATTAGATCTATCTATGAATACTTCACAAttattaatgaattcatttcaaacaGAAAGACAAAGTTTAATCAATTCTACTATTATGACATCAATGAATAATGATCATTCTCATTCAATTATGATATCACCATCTgtaattattgataatttatctaaaatatatcaatcatCAAAACGTGCAGCATTATGTAATATCAATATGAATTTTTATGAAGATCAAATTACTGTGATATTAGGACGTAATGGAGCTGGTAAAACTACTCTACTTTCTATTCTAGTTGGAATACTTAAACCTACACAAGGTAAAATAATTATGCATGGAGAAGTGACCAATAaacgtttagatattttacGTAAAATGTTAGGATATTGTCCTCAATACGATATTTTATATAATTCATTAACAGTTGCTGaacatattcatttatttggtaCATTAAAAGGAATGAGTCGTGTAAGTATCAATCAAAAATTGGATGATTATCTACAGAAACTTGGATTAACTGATAAACGCAACGAACAAACGTCTAAACTTTCTGGTGGTCAACGAAGAAAACTATCATTATTTTTAGCCTTTTTAGGCAATTCATCTGTAATAGTACTTGATGAACCAACAGCTTCATTAGATCCATTTTCACGACGTGCTGTTTGGGATTTATTAAAATCGTTACGTAAAGGACGTACAATCATTTTAAGTTCACATCATATGTATGAAACTGATTTATTAGCTGATCAAATTTCCATTATTTCTGAAGGTAAAGTACTTTGTTCTGGTTCTAGTTTATCATTAAAATCAGCTTTTGGTTCAGGATATCACTTATCATTAGAAATGGATccattaaatacaaataattctTCTGGAAACAACAACAGTTTCACAGAATTATTAAAAGCTATACAAATACATGTTAATGATGCTCGTATATTGAGTCATAAtgcaaataaattaattattcatttaccaACTTGTGATGCATTAACTggaaaatttacaaatttatttcaacaaTTAGATAATGATGAATTTCGTCAATTATATCGAATAAAACATTATGAAATTGCTAATTCTTCATTAGAAGAAGTATTTCTTTCAATTACTGGTGATATACAAACAACtataaacaattcaaatgatTATGAATATATAGAAAATTATGATGATGAATATAATGgtaatattgaaatcaatcataaATCAAATCTAGAACAGAttagtttaatgaataataattatcaaaaaCAATATCCACCTAGTCAATATCGTAATCATTTAAGAAGGAAACCATCTCTTTTAAATATGATAAAAGCAATGTTTTATAAacgttatatttatttaaaacgtAATAAATTATCATGGATTATTGAATTTATCTTTCCATGTTTATTAGTATTAACTGGGATAGGATTTTTAGAATATTTtaaaccaaataataatatacaaccACCATTGGATATTAATCATTGGATTATGAAAAAtgcacatatttctaatgaattaTTACATTTCTATACACATAATACATATCATGAATTAGATTCATTTCAatcttatttaaaattattaaataatccaTTAAGTTTAACTGGTATTGGTTGTATTTCATCAAAATTACATACATTTCAACCAAATATTAATTCCAATTGTTTAATTCAAACAAATGatcaatttataataaataaaaacgatttaataaaaaattgtGAAAAATATTCATTACAACATAAATTTCCTTGTTATCCATTAGCTACTGGTGATATACTACTTAATCTAAGTAGTATTGATATATCggattatttaatgaataatacaaatttattatataatattatGTTTGGTGGTAttgaatttaaaacaaataaatattatgaattaaatgaaatcatttataatttatttaataaattaaataattattcaatgaaattaaatcaatctaatgattggaaacaatttttaatggatttaaaatttattttaccaCCAAAAAATATAATACGTTTATGGTATGATAATCGTGGTTATTTATCATCAGTagcttatttaaatttattacaaaattTACAATATCGTATGTTATTATCTAATGgattaatgaaattcaataaacaatataatgatagaattattaatcattatactgataataatataatatatccAACAAATTCTGGAATTATTATCACTAGCCATCCATTACCATATCcagatttatttgaaaatagtaaaataaatgatgatattaaagctgattatttattatcattatttcttatATTAGCATTATCATTTATACCAGCTAGTTTTATTAGTTTACCTGTATATGaacgtaataataattcaaaacatttacAAATATTATCTGGTTTATTACCATCAATCTATTGGTCAATCAATTATATTAATgattatattacttatttattttcatcaacattatgtataataataataattatacatgGTAATTCAGCTTATATTCAATCAGATACAATTTATCCATTTATATTAACAATATATTTATATGGTTTAGCTAtggtttcattaatttatttggcaagttttttatttaaatcatctAGTACAGCATTTGTATTAATATGTGGTTTAAATTTAGTCATTGGTGCAGTGACAACATTTGTACGTTTCTTTCTTGAAATACTTACACTTGATAAtgtaaattatcaaataacaacaacaacaacatcatcaacaagAACAACTCAATTTGTCAATATGTGGTTACGTATATCACCGCATTATTGTTTAAGTGGTAGTTTTTTTACAATAACATTAAGagatttttttaataaacttaatataccatataaaaataataattcattatggaatttattaaaaattgatatgggatgtttattattacattcattatcattatttataattgtattattattggAAAAACAATTTTATATCATACAAATAATACATTGGAAAAGAAATAAATTGACATGGAATCGTTTATTGAATTCATATGTCGGTATACATTATACAGATCTAGAATCAAATATACAAGTGagttgtgtgtgtgtattacaTGTTGTTATGCAAATAATTCCGTCTTTGATTTTCATGTACacattaaatgaatttaaatcatGGTAGTATGTTCTTTAGTAAACGTTCCtcggtcctaggttcgaatcccgtcaGTGGGGTCGtcgatgcccactgctgagaagtctcataccaGAACGAagaggccgtccagtgcttccaggtttttcatgatggtctagctttaattgactaattaattcaactgttaaattactgaaatccccttctgataataattatcatgtgttcactactaactggcttcaagagatatttcctggagttctagtgataagCAGTAACCAAtcgagttcaaccaggtctgttgtgacaTAGTAACTAACTGAAGACATTAGTGGACGGtggagcaatttcgtggatttgttgaagttagatattaacaccactggatgcctgctcagtggtctagagtttaagcgtccGCTcacgaaataaaaaaatattctgaGTTTCAATTTCGCGAGCGAGATCGTAGATGTGTacagctgaggagtccagtaattccaggttttccatggtggtctagctttgacTGATTCATGAATTTCAACTATAAAAGTTTCTTTATTTACCTATTTAATTAAATCACTACAATATAAAGAAAATGTCAAAAACATACATTGTAAACATATTAGCTAGAGTATAGCATATCATCAGTCTATATAgttaataaggaaaaaatttTAAGATTCCTTTATGCTAAACTTACGTGGACTTTATTTTTACTTTCGTTTATTTCCAATTTTCTATTGTGTAAGATTCCTGTTAGAATTTGAATAACTTTATTTCAGgttattagcttcaataattttGTTACTTAGATTAAATACACTTTTATACCGGGTTCATGGCTTTCAGCTTGTACTGGTAAGAGATTTACAGTTAGGTTTcatgaaaaaaagaacaaacaaacaagttgATAGAAAAATTCGCTTTACAATCTATCACAGTTAATGTAAACgcgactataatttatggacaaactaatcagatataagataatgtGTCATGTAATTTGGCGCGAAATCCATT
This window encodes:
- a CDS encoding hypothetical protein (EggNog:ENOG41KOG0059~COG:Q), with the translated sequence MRIVWPPNAVLRPTMGKFLSPSLSVLIWPHIYSHCHGSPTHCYCRGEGIVYEIERMKGGCPVLQPNSDFVEIVIAISSIYNCIAQTPCPDQINQSLSEPATFGTEQFIDWISLGLKLTRLQTSANNLRLWINDYLLVFKNSSSIQSLEYMSQLICGSPANENDLGRLFIELNQMNMEQGASKSSNNIPIIDHLISQFNDLFDITTLEKMLPEKSLPNLNLCPIIKHLLNSKPFFITMGRLRYFLFGNIAYYPSNQFTDEIIYNMGIYTRILRNIRQLIHLYFNELRPWLLSIDFNNNNKNNNNNQTNLIQIKNQLKYCKDNKFGIIPNEIQKLCHYFYDYFIQHNYHNNQYNNNNQLNWKLLLNIIDFFMNLFNDLLTNCLQIDKKFIPFNNYNQFHNYLMKQQNNLLSSPIGIIFNQLPGYLNHTIYNQSINDNDNNDDIYKKLINYPNILSITLRNNPLYIYETKNYKFTSKYHIKMPKRDPQTQMKYFTTWITISFILMSILSLFIVIILKYGNILPLSNIILIYFIIMNYIISCLFYCIIFTLLNVKSTIASILSGIIYFLLFMPASVLLRYNELPNDISLIPFCFIPQVSYSLCWIFINRLESKGTGAQWSNIWETNNSNSILSLGSSMIFLWIGIILLSLLTFWGIPFIIKCYVIVRQKFQSNCIINHSTSMNNVKKRKKRKVSSGNQLDLSMNTSQLLMNSFQTERQSLINSTIMTSMNNDHSHSIMISPSVIIDNLSKIYQSSKRAALCNINMNFYEDQITVILGRNGAGKTTLLSILVGILKPTQGKIIMHGEVTNKRLDILRKMLGYCPQYDILYNSLTVAEHIHLFGTLKGMSRVSINQKLDDYLQKLGLTDKRNEQTSKLSGGQRRKLSLFLAFLGNSSVIVLDEPTASLDPFSRRAVWDLLKSLRKGRTIILSSHHMYETDLLADQISIISEGKVLCSGSSLSLKSAFGSGYHLSLEMDPLNTNNSSGNNNSFTELLKAIQIHVNDARILSHNANKLIIHLPTCDALTGKFTNLFQQLDNDEFRQLYRIKHYEIANSSLEEVFLSITGDIQTTINNSNDYEYIENYDDEYNGNIEINHKSNLEQISLMNNNYQKQYPPSQYRNHLRRKPSLLNMIKAMFYKRYIYLKRNKLSWIIEFIFPCLLVLTGIGFLEYFKPNNNIQPPLDINHWIMKNAHISNELLHFYTHNTYHELDSFQSYLKLLNNPLSLTGIGCISSKLHTFQPNINSNCLIQTNDQFIINKNDLIKNCEKYSLQHKFPCYPLATGDILLNLSSIDISDYLMNNTNLLYNIMFGGIEFKTNKYYELNEIIYNLFNKLNNYSMKLNQSNDWKQFLMDLKFILPPKNIIRLWYDNRGYLSSVAYLNLLQNLQYRMLLSNGLMKFNKQYNDRIINHYTDNNIIYPTNSGIIITSHPLPYPDLFENTMVSLIYLASFLFKSSSTAFVLICGLNLVIGAVTTFVRFFLEILTLDNVNYQITTTTTSSTRTTQFVNMWLRISPHYCLSGSFFTITLRDFFNKLNIPYKNNNSLWNLLKIDMGCLLLHSLSLFIIVLLLEKQFYIIQIIHWKRNKLTWNRLLNSYVGIHYTDLESNIQTKTEDSSLKPKYAINVKSVCKHYWSQKKPTVEQLNFTVQPGQCYGLLGVNGAGKSTTYSMLTGHSTITHGNIYLNGYDITLNKEKACENIGYCPQQDALCEFMTPRELLTFYSYLRHPNHHHHHHHHHRHHRHDHQTFNHTNQVNKMIELIGLQQYADCLIHTLSGGNKRKLSSGIAFIGNPKIIFLDEPSTGMDPQGKYLLWNNIKNAIKLNCTILLSSHCMEECELLCNHIGLLIKGKICCHGSPLKLKQQYGLGYYIDLEFKSNILNYINNNNNINDLQILLHNYLPNFQLRYPLLTRQEYHYNNNDNNKPLWKLFNALDQLNKHNIIENISIRQSTLEDVFVNFINLYKNNELSNE